The proteins below are encoded in one region of Sulfolobus islandicus Y.N.15.51:
- a CDS encoding 50S ribosomal protein L6 — MQIVILREEIEIPSNVNVDLKDSVIKMKGPKGEVVKDFSFARGIQISLDGNKIVLETTFANRRKKAAFYSIVSHIKNMITGVTKGYRYYLKIIYTHFPTSVKVVGNEVQITNLIGEKNIRRAPILQGVKVTVKGEDIVVEGPNLDAVAQTAANIEAASKITGFDRRIFSDGIFIYKKEVVE, encoded by the coding sequence ATGCAGATAGTAATTTTAAGGGAAGAGATTGAAATTCCGAGCAATGTAAATGTTGATTTAAAAGACTCAGTAATTAAGATGAAAGGACCTAAAGGTGAAGTAGTTAAAGATTTCAGCTTTGCTAGGGGTATACAAATTAGTTTAGATGGAAATAAGATAGTGTTAGAAACTACATTTGCTAATAGACGAAAAAAGGCGGCCTTCTATAGTATAGTTAGTCATATCAAAAATATGATAACTGGAGTAACTAAGGGTTATAGGTATTATCTTAAAATTATATATACTCACTTTCCAACATCTGTAAAGGTAGTAGGGAACGAAGTTCAAATAACTAATCTAATAGGTGAAAAGAATATAAGGAGGGCGCCAATACTACAGGGCGTTAAGGTTACTGTGAAAGGTGAAGATATAGTTGTGGAGGGCCCGAATTTAGATGCTGTTGCCCAAACTGCAGCAAATATTGAAGCAGCTTCAAAGATAACTGGTTTTGATAGACGTATCTTCTCGGATGGAATTTTCATCTATAAAAAAGAGGTGGTTGAATGA
- a CDS encoding 30S ribosomal protein S8 — protein sequence MVFVNPLANALTSIYNNEMRRNKQAIIMPASKLVINVLRVMQKEGYVGEFEYIDDGRWGKITVQLLGRVNKCGPITPRYPLSYRQMIALPDYIRRYLPSKEIGIIIVSTSKGVMSHKEAARMRLGGVALGYVY from the coding sequence ATGGTATTCGTAAATCCGTTGGCAAATGCGTTAACGTCTATCTACAACAATGAGATGAGAAGGAATAAACAAGCTATTATAATGCCAGCATCTAAATTGGTAATAAATGTTTTAAGAGTTATGCAGAAGGAGGGTTATGTAGGAGAATTTGAGTATATTGATGATGGTAGATGGGGCAAGATTACAGTACAGTTGTTAGGAAGAGTTAACAAGTGTGGACCAATAACTCCACGATATCCTCTTAGTTATAGACAGATGATTGCATTACCAGATTATATCAGGCGTTACTTACCATCAAAAGAGATTGGTATAATTATTGTTTCGACATCTAAAGGAGTAATGTCTCATAAAGAAGCAGCTAGAATGCGACTAGGAGGAGTAGCATTGGGATATGTATATTGA
- a CDS encoding 50S ribosomal protein L32e, with protein sequence MTEEKIQSYRKKIYVIRQKLKAKKPRFLRYDSDKFFRLGRQEKWRRPYGRDNKTRLKVRGFPAIVSVGYRLPKEVRGFHPSGLRQVIVHNVNDLVKVQNQKDSVIVTIASSVGFKKRLEILNKARELGLKVSNEGVSA encoded by the coding sequence ATGACCGAAGAAAAAATACAGTCATATAGGAAAAAGATTTATGTAATAAGGCAAAAGCTTAAGGCAAAGAAGCCAAGGTTCTTACGTTATGATTCCGACAAGTTCTTCAGATTAGGAAGACAGGAAAAATGGAGAAGACCCTACGGAAGAGATAATAAGACTAGATTAAAAGTTAGGGGATTTCCTGCTATAGTAAGTGTTGGTTACAGACTGCCTAAAGAAGTTAGGGGATTTCATCCAAGTGGATTAAGGCAAGTTATAGTTCATAATGTTAACGATCTAGTTAAAGTGCAAAATCAAAAAGACAGTGTTATTGTAACAATAGCTTCTTCAGTTGGTTTTAAAAAGAGGCTTGAAATTCTAAATAAAGCTAGGGAATTGGGTTTGAAGGTAAGTAATGAGGGTGTCAGTGCATGA
- a CDS encoding 30S ribosomal protein S14, producing MGKYKPPAERKYGKGVQACQRCGSRDSVIQKYGIYLCRQCFREVAYELGFRKYW from the coding sequence ATGGGAAAATACAAGCCTCCAGCCGAGAGAAAATATGGTAAAGGAGTTCAAGCTTGCCAGAGATGTGGAAGTAGGGATTCTGTAATTCAAAAATATGGGATTTATTTATGTAGACAATGTTTTAGAGAAGTCGCGTATGAGTTAGGGTTTAGGAAGTATTGGTGA
- a CDS encoding 50S ribosomal protein L19e: MTNLKAQKRLAASVAGVGISRVKIVEDYIEDVQSALTREEIRNLIKDGKIIILKKVGISDGRLKERRKKKSLKSEGKKAGSRKGKKGARANSKRMWVKRIRKIRAYLKWLRDHKVIDSHTYRELYLKAKGGNYKGVSDVRNVLIQMGKLRGE, from the coding sequence ATGACTAACTTGAAAGCTCAAAAAAGGCTAGCAGCATCGGTTGCAGGGGTAGGAATAAGCAGAGTTAAGATTGTTGAGGATTATATTGAGGACGTTCAAAGCGCACTAACCAGAGAAGAAATTAGGAATTTGATAAAGGATGGTAAGATTATAATCCTTAAAAAGGTTGGAATAAGCGACGGTAGATTAAAGGAGAGAAGAAAAAAGAAGAGCCTTAAGAGTGAAGGGAAAAAGGCAGGAAGTAGAAAAGGCAAGAAGGGAGCAAGGGCAAATAGCAAACGAATGTGGGTTAAGAGGATAAGAAAAATAAGGGCTTATCTTAAATGGTTGAGAGATCATAAGGTTATTGATAGTCATACTTATAGGGAATTATACTTAAAAGCCAAGGGTGGCAACTATAAGGGAGTTTCAGATGTTAGGAACGTCTTAATACAGATGGGGAAATTAAGAGGTGAGTAA
- a CDS encoding 50S ribosomal protein L5, producing MTESTLSVNQNPMRKVKLAKVTVNIGLGESGDRLQKAYQLLQELTGAKPVYTISKKTIREFGIRKGQEIGVKVTLRGTQAEGFLRKVLEAIGYRLKKSSFDEYGNVSFGIAEHVILPGARYDPEIGIFGMDIAITLERAGYRISRRRRKKTRIPRRHRVTKEEAMEFLRNNFNVQLVEG from the coding sequence ATGACAGAGTCTACTTTATCTGTTAATCAAAATCCAATGAGGAAAGTTAAGTTAGCCAAGGTTACTGTTAATATAGGACTTGGTGAATCTGGAGATAGGTTACAAAAAGCTTATCAACTTTTACAAGAGTTAACTGGAGCTAAACCAGTATATACTATTTCCAAGAAAACTATAAGGGAGTTTGGAATTAGAAAAGGTCAAGAAATTGGAGTTAAGGTGACCTTAAGGGGTACTCAAGCTGAAGGATTCTTAAGAAAGGTTTTAGAAGCTATAGGATATAGATTAAAGAAAAGTAGTTTTGATGAATATGGTAACGTATCTTTTGGGATTGCGGAACATGTGATCTTACCAGGTGCAAGATATGATCCAGAAATAGGTATATTCGGCATGGATATAGCTATCACTCTCGAGAGAGCTGGCTATAGGATTTCGAGACGAAGAAGAAAAAAGACTAGAATTCCAAGGAGGCATAGGGTTACGAAGGAAGAAGCTATGGAATTTTTAAGAAATAATTTTAATGTACAGTTGGTAGAAGGGTGA